A single window of Methanoculleus oceani DNA harbors:
- a CDS encoding endonuclease III domain-containing protein, whose product MMAPLAGDLSLIYGALSTAFGHQHWWPAKTPFETMVGAILTQNISWTNAARAVASLEDAGMLDPHLLAAADAGDIARLIVPSRFYNQKAERIRTFAGVYVGEFRADPAVMAAMETDALRERLLALRGLGKETVDTILLYACRKPVFVVDAYTRRIFSRYGLLPEGASYDRTQRLFADNLAPDVELFNDYHAQIVRLGKTVCKKSPLCDRCPVRVIHGSLRCAGAPE is encoded by the coding sequence ATGATGGCGCCTCTCGCCGGCGACCTCTCTCTCATCTACGGCGCCCTCTCTACGGCGTTCGGCCACCAGCACTGGTGGCCCGCAAAGACGCCCTTCGAGACGATGGTCGGCGCCATCCTCACCCAGAACATCTCCTGGACGAACGCGGCCCGGGCCGTCGCGAGCCTGGAAGACGCCGGGATGCTCGATCCGCACCTGCTCGCCGCGGCCGATGCCGGCGATATCGCCCGCCTGATCGTCCCGTCCCGGTTCTACAACCAGAAAGCGGAACGTATCCGGACATTCGCCGGGGTCTACGTCGGGGAGTTCCGGGCGGACCCGGCGGTGATGGCGGCCATGGAGACCGACGCCCTGCGCGAACGCCTGCTCGCTCTCCGGGGTCTCGGGAAGGAGACGGTGGATACCATCCTCCTGTACGCCTGCAGAAAGCCGGTCTTCGTCGTCGACGCCTACACCCGGCGGATATTCTCGCGCTACGGCCTCCTCCCCGAAGGGGCGTCGTACGACCGGACACAGCGCCTCTTCGCCGACAACCTCGCCCCGGACGTGGAACTCTTCAACGACTACCACGCCCAGATCGTTCGCCTGGGCAAGACCGTCTGCAAAAAGTCGCCGCTCTGCGACCGCTGTCCCGTCCGGGTGATCCACGGCTCGCTCCGGTGCGCCGGCGCCCCGGAGTGA
- the recQ gene encoding DNA helicase RecQ — translation MDTKHTVLEKYFGYTSFLPYQEEIVDAVIAGRDVLAVMATGGGKSLCYQLPALVFGGLTVVVSPLIALMKDQVDALRANGIPAATINSSLGLGERRIIERVILEGRIRILYISPERAVQPSFLSLLSQADVRLIAIDEAHCISMWGHNFRPEYRRLRALKERFPAAPVIALTATAIPAVQDDIAVQLALKEPARFVGSFNRKNLTYRVVPKARYFPRLVAYLSEHRDDAGIVYCFSQKATEDLAEKLHNKGFLALPYHAGLPDAVRAEHQEAFSHGDAAIICATVAFGMGIDKPDVRFVIHTDLPKDIESYYQETGRAGRDGEASDCILFYSRGDYGTIRYLIEKEGGDATQKDVAYRKAGAMLDYCETAGCRRKFLLDYFGETYPEEPCGGCDRCEAPVKVFDGTEVASAVIACIRQVGERFGASYIADILTGSKSARIRENGHETLPAYDSGRYTRDQWLLFIQELVGKGFVTSTGGRYPVLVLNERSRAVLAGDLVVPLTEPRPEGVVAPEADDYDEVLFLRLRRLRKVVADLDRVPPFVVFHDRSLKEMAKFYPGTGVALLRIYGVSEGKLQRYGRKFLDAIDKHCAEQGIGPERRSG, via the coding sequence ATGGATACAAAACACACCGTTCTTGAGAAATACTTCGGCTATACGTCGTTCCTCCCCTACCAGGAAGAGATCGTCGACGCCGTCATCGCCGGGCGGGACGTCCTCGCCGTCATGGCGACCGGGGGCGGCAAGTCCCTCTGCTACCAGCTCCCGGCCCTCGTCTTCGGGGGGCTTACGGTCGTCGTCTCACCCCTCATCGCCCTGATGAAGGACCAGGTCGATGCCCTCCGGGCAAACGGCATCCCCGCGGCGACGATCAACAGTTCGCTCGGCCTTGGGGAGCGGAGGATCATCGAGCGGGTGATCCTCGAAGGCCGCATCCGGATCCTCTACATCTCGCCGGAACGGGCCGTGCAGCCGTCTTTCCTCTCGCTTCTGTCACAGGCGGACGTCAGGCTCATCGCCATCGATGAGGCGCACTGCATCTCCATGTGGGGGCACAACTTCCGGCCGGAATACCGCCGGCTCCGGGCGCTCAAAGAGCGGTTCCCCGCGGCTCCCGTCATCGCCCTGACGGCGACCGCCATTCCGGCCGTCCAGGACGACATCGCGGTGCAGCTCGCCCTGAAGGAACCGGCCCGGTTCGTCGGGAGTTTCAACCGCAAAAACCTCACCTACCGGGTGGTGCCGAAGGCCCGCTACTTCCCGCGGCTCGTCGCCTACCTGAGCGAGCACCGGGACGACGCCGGCATCGTCTACTGCTTCTCCCAGAAGGCGACGGAAGACCTCGCCGAGAAACTCCACAACAAGGGTTTCCTGGCGCTCCCGTACCATGCCGGCCTTCCCGACGCCGTCCGCGCAGAGCACCAGGAGGCCTTCTCCCACGGCGACGCCGCGATCATCTGCGCCACCGTCGCTTTCGGCATGGGCATCGACAAACCCGACGTGCGGTTCGTCATCCACACCGACCTCCCGAAGGATATCGAGTCCTACTACCAGGAGACCGGCCGGGCGGGCAGGGACGGGGAGGCGAGCGACTGCATCCTCTTCTATTCCCGGGGCGACTACGGCACGATCCGCTACCTCATCGAGAAGGAGGGCGGCGATGCAACGCAGAAGGACGTCGCCTACCGGAAAGCCGGCGCGATGCTCGACTACTGCGAGACCGCCGGGTGCCGGAGGAAGTTTCTGCTCGACTACTTCGGCGAGACCTACCCGGAAGAGCCGTGCGGCGGGTGCGACCGGTGCGAGGCGCCGGTGAAGGTCTTCGATGGGACGGAGGTGGCGTCGGCGGTCATCGCCTGCATCCGGCAGGTCGGGGAGCGGTTCGGGGCGTCCTACATCGCGGACATCCTGACCGGGTCGAAGAGCGCGAGAATCCGCGAGAACGGGCACGAAACCCTCCCCGCCTACGACTCCGGCAGATACACCCGCGACCAGTGGCTGCTCTTCATCCAGGAGCTGGTCGGGAAGGGGTTCGTCACGTCGACCGGCGGCCGTTACCCGGTTCTGGTACTGAACGAGCGGAGCCGGGCGGTGCTCGCGGGCGATCTCGTGGTGCCGCTCACGGAGCCGCGTCCGGAGGGCGTCGTCGCGCCGGAGGCCGACGACTACGACGAGGTCCTCTTCCTCCGGCTCCGCCGGCTCCGGAAAGTCGTTGCCGACCTCGATCGCGTGCCGCCGTTCGTCGTCTTCCACGACCGGAGCCTCAAGGAGATGGCGAAGTTCTACCCGGGCACCGGCGTTGCGCTCCTCCGGATCTACGGGGTCAGCGAGGGGAAACTGCAGCGCTACGGCAGGAAGTTCCTCGACGCTATCGATAAGCACTGCGCCGAGCAGGGAATCGGGCCGGAGCGCCGGAGCGGGTGA
- a CDS encoding flavodoxin family protein yields MKIAAVVGSPRGMRSRTRRLAGFVLAGAKEAGAEVDLIDLADLQIVPCTACESCSLDGTCVFADDFSAAYDRTLDADGLMLASPVYVDNVSGQMKVFIDRLADAMHYQNFAGRYGCSVATTQVSGGDAVIGYLNHVLNYLGATTVGGMSVALGDDPGAIDRAEPAARDLGRRLVLAVRDRPRYPDQEVEMAENREYFAGIVRANRDWRPEEYERWVREGWIGEE; encoded by the coding sequence ATGAAGATTGCTGCCGTTGTGGGAAGCCCGCGGGGGATGCGGAGCAGGACGAGGAGGCTTGCAGGTTTCGTGCTTGCCGGGGCTAAAGAAGCCGGTGCCGAGGTCGACCTCATCGACCTCGCCGATCTGCAGATCGTCCCCTGCACCGCCTGCGAGAGTTGCAGCCTGGACGGGACGTGCGTCTTTGCCGACGATTTCTCCGCCGCGTACGACCGGACGCTGGATGCCGACGGGCTGATGCTTGCCTCGCCGGTCTACGTCGACAACGTCAGCGGACAGATGAAGGTCTTCATCGACCGGCTTGCAGACGCCATGCACTACCAGAACTTCGCCGGGAGATACGGCTGCAGTGTCGCGACCACGCAGGTCTCGGGAGGCGATGCGGTCATCGGCTACCTGAACCACGTGCTCAACTACCTCGGGGCGACAACGGTCGGGGGGATGAGCGTCGCACTCGGTGACGACCCGGGGGCAATCGACCGGGCGGAACCGGCGGCACGCGATCTCGGGCGGCGGCTCGTCCTTGCCGTCAGGGACCGGCCGCGATATCCGGATCAGGAGGTTGAGATGGCAGAAAACCGGGAATACTTTGCCGGTATAGTGCGGGCGAACCGGGACTGGCGGCCGGAGGAGTACGAGCGGTGGGTGCGGGAGGGCTGGATCGGGGAGGAATGA
- a CDS encoding nucleotidyltransferase domain-containing protein: protein MIDQSDLKAITHRIVAAYDPERIYLFGSYAKREMTKRSDLDLIIVKRSNLPRKIRGRDMDAVLADFAIDFDLLFVTPEELEVERSKSRTLLKTVMSTARLIYQRRPQPVYFLDEAVFER, encoded by the coding sequence ATGATCGACCAGAGTGATCTGAAGGCTATCACCCATCGCATTGTCGCGGCATATGATCCCGAACGAATCTACCTTTTTGGATCTTATGCGAAGAGGGAAATGACAAAAAGGAGCGATCTCGACCTTATTATTGTAAAACGATCAAATCTGCCGCGCAAAATCAGAGGACGCGATATGGATGCGGTTCTTGCAGATTTTGCCATCGATTTCGATCTCCTGTTTGTGACGCCGGAAGAACTGGAAGTAGAGCGCAGCAAATCGCGTACTTTGTTGAAGACCGTTATGTCCACCGCTCGATTGATTTATCAGCGCCGCCCTCAACCGGTTTATTTCCTTGACGAAGCTGTATTCGAAAGATGA
- a CDS encoding neuraminidase-like domain-containing protein — protein sequence MGNDGTIPGLDGTGSVLHVVARKQGNPPAYYYRRWIGRSRWTAWTKIDLDIVSDHILPIVWNRRFYIFWAIINRKPDKKQAKPPLAATGAVPEPARSHLEVQLAWSEFKGKRWLAKQIAPQTIVIRDDIEPHQVTLKSTISDPLLHIALFVDGSHYAEFVLGGVGNAVEAFVLDKANLDPTEVGSETRNIGLLTGIRLPNLLLPGSSNYEGMAIFPKQSDVKDDLPARQRVYNCDVLGKYGNAPLLQKADFHHLLVPHQTRNFDSTLPFFYEDGLRSYFVIPNSSASTYTFVPFYHAFVPLFIRELNRGGIDSLYSRELQVNPTQFFKDKPAFDSAAFSEYYSPQSNVTTTYTAEGVDFGQQAGYSIYNWELFFHAPFHIGESLSRNQRFEDAKHWYEYIFNPTSSTKEEVPKRYWITKEFYNMMDYQAGVIQNLMKKDNYRLQFDQQIKEWRENPFDPHVIAGLRRVAYQRTIVMKYIDNLIAWGDQLFNQDTMESINEAIQMYVLAAELLGPQPEKVKPLVAASDMTYEDLERAGLDAFANAKVLAAENLLGPVQYGDSIEYDTPEVYMPDSAQSSTGDPGTPKFPLFPTLYFTVPPNEQLLRHWDTVADRLFKIRHCMNIGGVKRELALFAPPIDPGLLVRAAAAGLDLGSIISDNMAALPPYRFRVIVHEAIELCEIVRSFGNELLSVLEKKDAEALALLRSGYERKVQDQIGGVLTMKVEETGQQLDVLEKQRLSIEDRKSFYNQRKNDLANTWEAAALVLQGASLSCDAVAMSLEVGAIVGAFIPNFQFGGSGAGGSPHATMVFGGSNIASASSASSSATRIASAILQNMAGTSQTLGSYHRRKEDWGLQYSLATDELGVNDSQSLVAAIAHDIAQKELDNHATSVELATKVDEFLHAKYSNKDLYEWMISQTSATYFQTYQMAYSLAKQAEKCYRQELGLSDSSFIQFGYWDSLKKGLLSGDKLLYDLQRMKSAYHAHNARELELTKHISLLSFDPYALVELRTRGECVVSLPELLFDLDNPGHFMRRIKSVGITVPCVTGPYTGVSMTLTLLDNHVRTGQEISPQYVRSPGEDLRFFDDQGGISAIVTSNAQNDRGMFELRLDDERYLPFEYGGAVSSWKIRLNPVYPQFDYSTISDVVIHMQYTARDGGDILRNAASQSVKDNLEEIALAESRTGLYLMISARHEFGSSWQKFLNPLSGDQMLAFDIVPDRFPYFTHGLNIKITGIDYIAKLSDAGDYILEITPPGGSARQITMTVDQHPGSCHVAHIDVSPNIDLGSTLSLKQNPFWVHRLQKAGAADFRSLSVSDIDDLICVVQYRVEE from the coding sequence ATGGGAAATGATGGAACGATACCGGGCCTGGATGGAACCGGTTCAGTATTGCACGTTGTTGCACGAAAGCAGGGCAATCCCCCGGCATATTATTATCGCCGGTGGATCGGCCGTTCCCGCTGGACGGCCTGGACGAAGATCGATCTCGATATCGTCAGCGACCACATCCTGCCGATCGTCTGGAACCGCAGGTTCTACATATTCTGGGCAATCATAAATCGAAAACCGGACAAGAAACAGGCAAAACCTCCTTTAGCAGCTACGGGTGCCGTACCGGAGCCTGCGAGATCACATCTTGAGGTTCAGCTGGCCTGGAGCGAGTTCAAAGGCAAGAGATGGCTCGCAAAACAGATCGCCCCGCAGACGATCGTTATCAGAGACGATATCGAGCCGCATCAGGTAACGCTGAAATCGACAATCAGCGATCCCCTGCTTCACATCGCTCTTTTTGTCGACGGTTCTCATTACGCAGAATTCGTGCTCGGGGGAGTCGGGAATGCGGTGGAAGCCTTTGTTCTGGACAAAGCGAATCTCGATCCGACCGAGGTCGGATCTGAAACCCGTAACATAGGTTTGCTTACCGGCATACGATTGCCCAATCTTCTCTTACCCGGTTCAAGCAATTACGAAGGGATGGCTATATTTCCGAAGCAATCCGATGTAAAAGACGACTTACCTGCCCGCCAGCGCGTTTACAATTGTGATGTTCTTGGAAAATACGGGAACGCGCCGCTCTTACAAAAAGCTGATTTCCATCACCTGCTGGTCCCGCACCAGACCCGCAATTTCGATTCCACTCTGCCATTCTTCTATGAAGACGGCCTCCGATCGTACTTCGTCATTCCGAATTCCAGTGCAAGTACCTATACGTTCGTACCGTTCTATCACGCATTCGTCCCGCTCTTCATCCGGGAACTAAACCGGGGCGGTATCGACTCTCTGTACTCTCGCGAACTCCAGGTCAACCCCACACAGTTCTTCAAAGACAAACCGGCGTTTGACAGTGCGGCGTTTTCAGAGTACTACTCACCACAGAGCAATGTTACAACCACGTATACGGCCGAAGGAGTCGATTTCGGACAGCAAGCAGGTTATTCGATTTATAACTGGGAACTCTTCTTCCATGCTCCGTTTCATATCGGTGAATCCTTGAGCCGCAACCAGCGTTTTGAGGATGCAAAACACTGGTATGAGTACATCTTCAATCCAACGAGCAGTACGAAGGAGGAGGTGCCGAAGCGGTACTGGATCACGAAAGAATTCTACAACATGATGGATTATCAGGCAGGCGTCATTCAAAATCTGATGAAGAAAGACAATTACCGACTACAATTCGACCAACAGATAAAAGAATGGCGAGAGAATCCGTTCGACCCCCATGTCATCGCCGGGCTGCGTCGGGTGGCATATCAGCGGACAATCGTCATGAAGTATATCGACAACCTGATCGCCTGGGGAGACCAGCTCTTCAACCAGGACACGATGGAGTCGATCAATGAAGCGATTCAGATGTACGTCCTCGCGGCGGAGCTCCTCGGGCCACAACCTGAAAAGGTGAAGCCACTGGTTGCAGCATCCGACATGACGTACGAGGACCTCGAGAGAGCAGGGCTTGATGCATTTGCCAACGCAAAAGTCCTCGCAGCTGAAAATCTTCTCGGTCCGGTGCAATACGGTGATTCGATCGAGTATGACACTCCCGAAGTCTACATGCCGGACTCGGCGCAGAGCAGCACCGGCGATCCGGGCACCCCGAAATTCCCGCTGTTTCCTACCCTTTATTTTACCGTGCCGCCCAACGAACAGCTGCTGCGACACTGGGACACCGTCGCCGATCGCCTCTTCAAGATACGCCATTGCATGAACATCGGCGGAGTCAAACGCGAGCTGGCACTGTTTGCTCCGCCGATCGATCCCGGCCTGCTGGTCAGGGCAGCGGCTGCAGGACTCGACCTCGGGAGTATCATCAGCGATAACATGGCTGCACTCCCGCCGTACCGATTCCGGGTGATTGTGCACGAAGCGATTGAACTCTGCGAAATAGTACGCAGTTTTGGAAATGAACTTCTCAGCGTGCTGGAGAAAAAGGATGCCGAGGCGCTGGCTTTGCTCCGATCCGGATATGAACGCAAAGTGCAGGATCAGATCGGCGGCGTGCTGACGATGAAGGTCGAGGAAACCGGCCAGCAGCTTGATGTACTGGAAAAACAACGCCTCAGTATCGAGGATCGTAAATCGTTCTACAACCAGCGCAAGAACGATCTTGCCAATACCTGGGAGGCAGCAGCGCTCGTGCTGCAGGGAGCCAGCCTATCCTGCGATGCTGTGGCAATGAGTCTCGAAGTCGGCGCTATCGTCGGGGCGTTTATTCCCAACTTCCAGTTCGGGGGATCGGGAGCCGGTGGTTCGCCGCACGCCACAATGGTGTTCGGAGGCAGTAATATCGCATCAGCATCATCGGCCTCTTCGAGCGCAACTCGAATCGCCTCGGCAATTTTACAGAATATGGCAGGCACGAGCCAGACGCTGGGCTCGTATCATCGGCGCAAGGAAGACTGGGGGCTGCAGTACAGCCTCGCAACCGATGAACTGGGGGTAAATGATTCGCAATCGTTGGTTGCAGCCATCGCTCACGATATCGCACAGAAAGAACTTGACAATCACGCGACCAGCGTGGAGCTGGCCACTAAAGTCGATGAATTCCTGCATGCAAAATACTCGAATAAGGACCTCTACGAATGGATGATTTCACAGACCAGCGCCACGTACTTCCAGACGTACCAGATGGCATACAGCCTTGCCAAACAGGCGGAGAAATGCTACCGGCAAGAACTCGGTCTGAGCGATTCCTCCTTCATCCAGTTCGGGTACTGGGACAGCCTGAAGAAGGGTTTGCTATCCGGCGATAAGCTGCTCTACGATCTGCAGCGCATGAAATCTGCGTATCATGCACATAACGCACGTGAGCTTGAGCTGACCAAACATATCTCCCTGCTATCGTTCGATCCGTACGCCCTCGTCGAGCTGCGCACCAGGGGAGAATGTGTTGTCAGTCTACCGGAACTCCTCTTCGACCTGGATAATCCGGGTCACTTTATGCGGAGAATCAAGAGCGTCGGGATCACCGTCCCTTGCGTGACTGGACCATATACCGGCGTTTCCATGACACTGACACTGCTCGATAACCACGTCAGGACAGGGCAGGAGATCTCACCCCAGTATGTCCGAAGTCCTGGAGAAGATCTGAGATTTTTCGATGATCAAGGAGGGATCAGTGCTATCGTCACCAGCAATGCGCAGAACGACAGGGGTATGTTCGAGTTGAGACTTGACGATGAGCGCTATCTGCCGTTCGAGTACGGTGGTGCGGTCAGCTCCTGGAAGATCCGGCTGAATCCTGTATATCCTCAGTTTGATTACAGTACAATCAGCGATGTTGTCATACACATGCAATACACGGCCAGAGATGGCGGGGATATTCTCAGAAACGCGGCTTCGCAGTCAGTCAAAGATAACCTCGAGGAGATTGCACTTGCAGAGAGCCGTACAGGCTTATATCTCATGATCAGCGCCCGACATGAATTTGGTTCCAGCTGGCAGAAGTTCCTCAATCCATTGTCGGGGGATCAGATGCTCGCATTCGATATCGTCCCCGATCGGTTCCCGTATTTCACCCACGGCTTGAACATCAAGATTACGGGAATCGATTATATAGCCAAACTTTCCGATGCCGGGGATTATATCCTTGAGATTACGCCTCCCGGGGGAAGTGCCCGGCAAATAACCATGACTGTGGATCAACATCCAGGATCATGTCATGTTGCACACATCGACGTTTCCCCGAATATCGACCTCGGGAGTACCCTGTCGCTCAAACAGAACCCGTTCTGGGTACACAGGCTTCAAAAAGCCGGTGCTGCAGATTTCCGTTCGCTTTCGGTGTCTGATATCGACGATCTCATATGTGTCGTCCAGTACAGGGTTGAGGAATGA